The window TTCAGTGAAGCCCAGCAGACATCACTTCAGACCGAGAATTTTGCAATTACCCTCTTCCGAGATGATTCTATTACAATTCCACAGAAACAAGCCGAGGAACTGCAAGTGCTAGAGAATGCTTCATCATGGACCTGGTTGGCATCAGAAGCACCAAATGTTCTATCCCTTGGTGTGCTGCAAGCCCTGCAACCATCGGCTGTAGCTCGCCTGGTATGTTTAACCACGTCACATTCAGTGCACCACCAATAGCTAACATGATCACAGTTCGACAATGGGGTCGCCCAGGAGTTGATACTTAGTGGATTCTCTGCAGACACAAACTTTAGCAGGCTAGTGACACTTTCGATCCTGACTATCCTCGCGAACAAGTACAAGATCGAGAGCCTGCCAAGCCTCGTGTCGGCTCTCGAGCAACGCGCTTCGGCTCTGGTCACGACATCGGCATCTGAAAACCAAAGTTCTCATCTGGAACAAATCACTTCCGTTTATGCTCTTGTGGCAGGAATGGTGCGAAGATATAGCGGtaaagaagccaagactCTACTTGATGTCGTTAAGGACTCACCCAAGGACTCTCAATCCGGTGCTGAGCTTGCTCGCCGGCTTGAAATGATTGTGACTCCTCAACAGGCACTGACGAAGGAGAACTACGCAATAGTCAAGCCGCTCTGGACACAAAAGGTCTTCTTTCAGCTGGTCAACCCTATGCTGCAGGCTGCTACTGGAAAGGATGCCGATGTCCAGGACCAACAAGTCAAGGCTAGCTACAGCACTGCTGTTTTGCTTATGGTGAAGCACATGAGCTTTGCCATTTATGAAGCTGATGCCGATAGCATTCTTAGGATCTCTATTGCCGTTGCACAGAGCAGTGGTGTTGGCCCTGGAACCAAGGCTGCCCTCGACGTGATTAAGAACATTCTCGCAGAGGCTCCTGAGAAGGGTAAGGGCCACATTCgaagcatcatcaagatttGCAGCAGCGTGTTCTCATACACACCTAAGTCTGCAACAGAGAGTGTGGATATAGGAGGTGCATGTGGCAAGCTTGCACTGGAAATCGTGGGAAGCCTGCCGCGTACTTACGATTCACAGCATCTGACACCACATGCGCCTCAATTACAACGGCAATTAACTTTGGTCTGTGGACACCGGGTGCGAGAAGTGAGGAAGACAGCACGGTTGGCTAGAGCGGCCTGGGCGGATCTCAAGTAAGACAATTTGGAGTTTTCTAGACAGGACGACTTGGGATATTAGCATTCGGTCTTGTACCATTGGCAAAGCATAAGTACCAAGTCACAAAAGACATATATAAAATGGAACTTGCTGCAAAACCGCACAGCCCAGCGTGATAGACTTCACGAGGTAAAATTGAAGCTTGAGTAATCCACTCTCTACCATAATACTGGCGATAGTCTGTCAACATGTGATATCAATATATGATTTCCTATGAACGCCGTGAAGAACATAGCCCTTCCCATCACCTAGCCTACGTCTCGCTAGATTTGTTTTTCTGAACCTTGTGCCGCCGCCCTGCTCTCTAAGCATTGCGTCGCTTTGCCTTCTTGCCTGCCGCATCAGCGgtctcagcttcagcaccAGTGGCATTAGCCGCCAGGATGgcatcgagaacatcaggGCTAGCATCCAACAGCTCCTTGGAAACAGTAACGCGCTTGGGATCCCTCTTTCCTATCACGGGTACCGCATTGGCGAGCATTGCTTGGAACGGAACAGCAACAAACTGGCCGGTCTGGTCAAACCACTCGCTGAAAGGCTTAGAAACCTTGTAGACATTGGACTTGGAGTTCTTGTCGGTGACTGTAATGGTGAGGTTATAGATAGGgacgttcttcttggtggagCTAGCGATGGAGATCTAAGAGACATGTTAGAGACATGCGCATCAAGACCTAGCAGTTTTGACATACCTTCTCTCCAGAGGGCGAAGTTCCCTCGTAAATAGtgtccttctccttgaacATGATCCATAGTGTCATCACAGTGTTGATTAGGGTGTAGAGCACAACGGCGGCAGCCGTGTAGTGTTTTGTCGTGTCATGGCCTAGCTTGTAATCCCAAGCGAAACAGGCGGCTGCGATACCAAATGCGCTGAAGCCGAGGGCGAGCCGGACATCAGTCAGTGTATGCGACTGTTCGAATTTGAGAGAGTTGAGGTAGTTGGGAATAGCATCGTTGGACGTGTTCTTGAGGTCTGTCACGAAGAGCCACCGTGTCAGAAGCTCGTCTCGTGTAAGAAGAGATCAATGCATTGAAAACTTACCCGCCAAGTTGTAAACTGGGACTTTTTCAGCGGCGttcgccatgatgaattggaCCTAAGGTTATGAAGTTCGATTATTGTCGTTTTTCGTTAAGAAAGCTGCCGCTCTGTATGTACAATGTATCAAGGTTCACTGTCATGGAAATCTATCATGGGGCTGAAGTATGTGGATAGCTGTCCCTTCTCTAGAACTGGAGAGCTAACCTAGAAACACAGCAGGCACTTTGGTAGTGGAGTGTGGCGGCTCCAGGGTCGTTAGTATACCGCCACCAATGGAGAGCTCCGCCGATATGTGGCGTCAGTCACTTTGAATCGTGGCTATTTGGAGACGTTGAACCTCGCATCTCCAATAGCTCATTGCAACGCGACATCAGCTTCGCCATTCCCATATACTCAATTGCACCTCTTGGAATATCGACAAAATGGCGCAAGTTCCGGTTCAGACCCTTCATAGGGATCCTCAGTTATTGTACGCCGGCACCCGATCGATCCGTTGCCAACCCAATTCACTGACTTGAGCTCATAGCTACTGGATCCTTATCCCAATCACCATCGTCATGGTCCTCACTGGTGTCTTGCGTCACTATGTATCCGTTCTTATGGCGACAGCGCCCAAAAAGCAGGACGAAAAGACCATGCGCGAGCAGCGCTCTCTTGCTCGTGGTGTAGCTCTTCGTTCCAACCACCATGTCCTTTCTCAGAAGGCTTTCGAATCCCGACGTGATATTCTTACAACCAACTACGAGGCTGGAACTTACCTGAAGGAGCCTGATCGCAAAGGACAACCCCCTGCCAACCCTCTATCCGACCCCGGCGCCATGGAcggcatgatgggcatgatgaagaacaacatggccatgattaTTCCCAACACACTTATCATGAGCTGGATTAACGCCTTTTTTAGTGGATATGTCATCAGTAAGTTAATTGTCGGACTGAATCTGGACTCAACTAACAATATCAGTGAAACTGCCTTTCCCAATTaccatcaagttcaagagcATGCTCCAGGCTGGTGTTCAGACCAGGGAGATGGATCCCCGATGGATGTCTAGCATCAGCTGGTATTTCCTCTGTATTTTTGGTCTCCAGTTTGTTTAtgtcttccttcttggtagcGACAATGGTAAGCATCCACGCCCAAGTCCGTATCATCCTTATCTAACATGATGTAGCTGCCAGTCAAGTTGCCCAGCAAATGCAGGCCCAACAGATGCCCAACCCTATGATGGGTGGCCCTGGCCAGGACCCTCACAAGCAATTCGTTGCTGAGGTCGAGAACTTGAACGTTGTTGAGCATTATTCTGTTTTGGACAATGTCGAGGAGCGTCTATTGGCGGGTATCAAATCGTAGATTCATAGAACGAGCAAACGTATATACGCCAAATACAATGCGGTGACATATCTTCCGGGgcctttctccttcttcgcAACTTTCAGTACATTATTTATCATTATGCTCCATCCCACCAGAGGCAGACACCAAGTCCTTCGGCAGCCATGCTTGCCTTGATGCGATACGGTGTTTTTAAAGGCGAGTCCTCTGGTTGAGTTGGTCCTGCAGGGGCTTGATCATGCCACTCCTCGTCGATAACTTGAAAGCGAACCATTTCGTGGTTATCGTAGAATAGTCGATCCTCCTCGAGATTCCAAATCCAGAGTTGTTCACTGTGGTTGCTGCAATACGTCAGCCTTAATCTGCGGTACACAATTGCGGATGACTCACTATTCGGCGCCCTCAGGCAACTCCTCAAAAGGCACAAAAATATCGTCGAAAAAGTCTGTTCGTAGGTTGATTCCTGCAGGCGTAGAGCTTCGTATTCTGCCAATCATAACTTCGCCCTTGAAAGGACGGAACACAACCATCCGGAATTCAGCTGTGAAGTACTCCTTAGCTTTGGTTCTAGGATAGAACGGCTTGTGACGAACCATTTACGTTGACTAGACCCGTGCCGTGGCCGATGAGACCTTCTGACGCCCAATGCAAATCATACAAGCAGATGCAAAGACCAATCTTCTGAATTACCTATTTTCTTGAGTTAGATATCAATTCACAGAAATACCGTCATGCGAAGCTCACTTTATTAGAATATTTAgcattgatgttgtcttcAATCGCATCAATGCTTCGCTTCGAAAAGTCTTCTGGCGCAATTTGCACCAAGTCGGCGATCTTGGTCTATACAGCTTGTGAGTCTTGATCCCGTACAGGATCTTTGGTGGGGAAACCACGTACCAAGATAAACATTTTGATTCAAGACACTGGTCAAGTTGAGTCACCGTGGTCTTATTCTTGGGTAACGAATGAAAAGAGATGACGGAAAGACGGTACAAGattcaagagaagaagttggaatCAGTGAGGCCACAACGAATTACAGTCTCTTCAGTCGCGAACTGTTTCTCAAGCATCTAAGAACCTTGGGCGCGGCAGAAAATAATGCCAGAGACGCTAGGTTATTTCTAGTTGGGAAAAAGGTAACTTTGAGCCACCGCCTTCTAGACACATACTAGCGCATTGATTACTGTGGTGTGCAGGGAAGTTCGTCACAGGCTGGAGCCGCAGTGCAAGCTCCTTCCGTCTTTTATTACTACTATGTTTTGGCCATTGTCGTGCCTTCcaatctttttttttttttttttttttggaaAGCAACATCGTCCACAGGTAACTGCCGTTTACTCGACCGTTTTCAATTGCccaaggatctcaagaaTTGTAATTTTTTTTAAACTCCAGCGTTACTAAAAACcactttttctttctcctttgcTTCTATTTTCAAGATCAAATCATCTTCGTCGAATACCTACGAAGTTCTTCATCAATCGGTTCAATACAGGCCAGCACCTTCAGCTGCATCAGCAACTCGATCTCCGATCCCGATCATCGACCCCAACTTCCTTGCTTAGAGGATCTCCTACCTGCGGCCATCTACACTCGACATCTTTCACTATGTCGGGCTACGGTTACGGTCCtccgcctccaccacctccagcttcttctggcgGTCCTGCAAGCTACGGTCCCCAAGCTCCGTCTTACCCCCAAAACGGTCAGGGTCGAGGAGGGCATCACGCCCGTGGACGCGGCGGCCATTATAGCGGTGGGCGCGGAGACTACCACGGCTCGCCCCAGTCTCGTTACGAATACGGTAGCCAGCCCCAGCCATACCCTTCTCATCACAATCCTCCTCCCTACGGTGCCTCGCATCCTCCTGCTTaccctcctcagcctcaatgGGGCCCAGAGCATGGTCACCCTCCTCATGGACATGCCCCGGGCCCCATGCCCTCCGGTAACTATCATTCCAACTACGCCACTCAACCATACCCTCCTTCTCAATATCCACAGCAGCCTCCTTATGGCGCACCACAAGCATACCCCTATCAAGGGCCACCTCCCCCGAACCAACCACAGTGGAATGCTGGAGGGCAGCCGCCTGGAGGTCATTATGGCGGAGGGAGGTCGCGCGGGGGCTACAATGATCGTAATGGACCAAAGCCTCCGCTAGTCGGCCATGTGCGCCCTGGTTACGAGCATGAAGCCATGCCGCCAACCAACGGTTATGGCCAGCCATATCCCCATGATCCCCGAGCAGTTCAttaccctcctcctcaatATCCAGCATATCCTGGCCCTCCTCCGCCTCTTGCTCACCAACAGGATGGCTATTATGGTCACACGACCCGCCGAGGCCGGGGTGGTTTCCGAGATGGAAATGCTCGTGGTCGCGGGGGTCATCATGGTAACGACAAGTCGCGTCATCAAAAGCATGGACATAACGATTCCAACCACAAGTCCGAAACTCCCACtttggggaagaagaagaagcgaaagacCAACACTTTGGGCTTGACACCTGGCATGGACTCCGAAtctgaagacgatgaaggggaagagaagGTCTTGACCGATTTGATAGGACAGGAAACACTGAAGTAAGTGCAGCTTTTTTATCCCTGTGATTTTTCTAACAACTACAGTGTCAAAGATGTTGCCGCGTTCTTGGCGGATAGGAAGAAGCACTTCCCTACAAAAGCCCGAGTAGAGGCAAAAAAGACTGCCGAGCTGGCACAAACTGGCGAAGACAAGGCTTCCTCGCTAGAAAAACAGGCCGACAAGCTCAGACGACAGCTGCGCAAAGTTGAATCGTCCATTAAGCGAAAGCGCGAACAGGGCGACGAAGGTGACGAGATGCGAGACCCATCTGAGGAGTCTTCAGATGACGAGCCAGAAGTTATGTCTACTCGTTCCCATGTGGCTCCTCCACCCCCGCCGCCGGCCAAGAAAGCCGACGTCTCCAAACATTGCAAATATTATTCAACTGGTGGAACATGcggcaagaagggcaagtGCCGTTTCGTCCATGATCCCGAGGCTCGTGAAGCGGCTATGAAGGACCGTGAGGCAAACAATGGACGACTCACTATTCAGCAACGACTGatcctcaacgacaaggagCAAGAGGATCTTACTGTCCTTCAGTCAATTCAGTACCTCCGCAAGAAGGGGTTGATGCAGCCTGAAGATCCTGAGGTGAAAAAAGAGGCGAAGTCCGCCAAGCCCGATCTCCCAGCGCACCCGCCCCCTCCAAGTCTACTTCCTGCTGCATCAGCTTCGTTGCCTCCTCCCCCTGTCAAACGGGAGCCCAACTTGCCTCGTCATAACCCACCTCCGTCCACCGTTCCTGGCGCCAATAGTAACCACACTCAGGGAGTCAAGCCCTATCAAGGATGGACAATGAGGCCTTACGGAAGCACGAACGGGAAGTCGACTAAGAGTGATGATCTGCCTTGATTGATAGCCTTTCACAACTTTCTTTCGATGCCATGCACGGCCTCTTGGTGGTCCGTTGGCTGGTTCCCTTCAAACGGATAGTTGTCCTTGACTGTTATCTGATTTTCTTTCAAGTCTGTATGATTACCACAGCCGACTTTTGAGTCGAGCTTGTCGTGTGTTTTTAATCACCCCGAACAGATCCCCTTTCATACGGCTGGTGTCAAGAGTACGGTATCTAGGCCGGCGAGCTTTGGTTGGCGACGCTTCAAGGTGCATTGCTTTTGGATTTCACTGATGAAGGCGTTGAGAGAACTGAGCATCGATGACGTCTAAGTTCTAGACATCGAATGGAAAAAATGCATTGTCCATGTTTCCCCCCACGAAATTGTTTGTTTATGTGCCAAACAAACTGTCACAGTAACCATCCGCAAAGTTGCGGTCTTGTTCTATCTTGCATCAAATAGTCTACAATAGATCCGCAGTCACGTCACGTCACGTCAAAGGATTGAAGCTTTTTAGTGTATGTAATATGAAATGCCGTAGCAACTCGTAAGATTCTAAAATTACTTGCAGACAACGATATCATTCTGAAGCGTTGCCCGCGTGTATCCATGCATATCTACAGTTATCAACTTGACCAGAAAGAGAAGTACCAACAGACTTTTTCGGCAGTCCTAATCGCCAACCACAACCAAAACCATGCATGTAACCACTCCCTGAAAGcgacaaaacaaagaaaaggggaGAGGCAAGACGAAAACTCCGTCGCTAATGTAGCCCGAAACAAAAACCCAAAAGACAAGCAGTCGAAGTAAAGTGTAAGAAAAGGATGCGAATGGAAAGGTGAGACAAGAAGTCAAGTTCGTAAAACACCCTGTGCTAACCAACTCCTTGTCCGTTGCTCACGTACATGTGAAAAAGGTTTTAGTAAAAGGGGGGTGACGTGAATGGTTTGAACAGCACCTGAATAGGTATAAGAGGCTATGACATGTCCAGCCTTCGAAGCATCGGCGATAGTAACCAAAGCCGTCAAGGTTTGGACATTGCCATCAGGCAGGGTATTTGATGCGTTCACTAGCGTCTGCTGGCACGAAGTTGCTCAAGAGCTTGACGCTTTCGAGCCTCCttgtcagccttgagctttcttTCGAGACGTTCCTCTTCGATGTCTTCGCGTCGGGCAATCAACTCTGCTCGACGCTCTTCgccatcaatatcatccaagcCTGCCTCCATGTCTGAAGACGCATCGGACGCATAATCATATCGTGGGCCACTttggtcatcttcatcatcatagtCAATAAAGTcatccatgtcctcatcatAGTCGTCCTCGAAGCGTGACTTTGAATGCGAGGGACGAGGAGCTCGTGGTGCACTGAGTAATGCTCCGCCACGAGGtgtctccttctttttggcGGGATTACCACCTGGTCGGGGTCTGGCAGTGCCAGTATAGCCGGTCGTGGCCGCagccgccttcttcaccttcttggGTTCTTCTTCAGTTGGTGCAGATCTACCTCCAGGACCCTTCGCGCCGGCCACCCTACCTCGCTCTTGTTTTGCTGGAGGCATCGGTCTGCCGCGTGGGTCCCTTCCAGTGCCGGAAACAGGTGTCCCGTTCCGTTGACCTGGTTTTGCTGTACCAGCATAGCCAGAAGgggcagcggcagcagcacCTGGGCGCTGCTTCATGTTTTTGGTGGCCCGAGGGTCTGCCTTTGCAGGTGGctcatccttgaccttcttcagGTTTCCACCCTCGACCTTCTTGTGCTGAATCTTGCCAACCTGGCCCATCGACTGCTGAGCCTTCTGAGCTCGAGCAAGAATCTCGGCAAATGAACCTTTCTTTGGTGGAGCACCGCGAGCCGCAGGGGGTGCACTCGACGGTCCGGGGGATGGTCTGCTGGGGGCAGCAGGCTTAGATACTCTGTAACTTCCATTCATGGGTCTGGAGGACAAGACGTTAGGTTTAGTAGCACCAGTCGTCGAATTTGAAGGTCGCTGCGATGGAGTCGATCTATCGGAGGGCCTTGATGGGAGGGTTGGTCTGGAGGATGTGGTGGGAGATTGTGTTATTCGTGGTGCTATGGTACCAGACAATGTCGTGACTCGAGGCGCCTTCGAGATACTCGATCGGGGATCATCGTCTGCTTTCCTTTTGGGTAACGTGTTCGAACGAGGTAGGCTCGGCGTGGTGGATGGGGCTGACCCCTCGTCACCGCCACTGATCTGGGCGAGGAGATCTCCAATCTTAACCATGGTCAATATTTTCATGATATTGCAAAGTCTGGGTGCCGGTCAGTTACTCACAGGCATCGTGTCGGATTTGAGTCAAAGAGTAGAGTTTGTAAGAGGACGGTAGGCCTCAGAGCCAAAGAGGAGCAAGTAGCCTCGGTCGTGGATTGTGAGTCATTGAGCGGCTGGCAAGGTTTGCTCGCTGTTGGTCTGTCGTCAGGCCCTTTGACGTCTTCCAAACACTCAGTTTAAGACTTCCTGGTGACGTGAGGCGCGGAATCGGTACTAGGTCTGTTTTTGGTCGTAATCGCTCGAAAATTTGGTCCAAAACACCTGAGATACAGGCGATCAcgaaagaaaggaagagaaaagcaTGCAGTTAGTGAAGAGCAAAGAATCAGTCAACAGCCAACTTTATGGGCGAGGCCATGGAATCAGGGAAAGCGCCACAAACTGAACGCGGTGCAGGTCACGTGTGATTGAATGTGGCGGTGCGACTATCGGAGAGCGGCCGCAGCTTTTTCCGAAGCCCCCGCCAACAAAAAAACGGAAGGAAAGCCCAGAAATCACGTGCTGGCAACTTCCCACTTCGCCTAGTGCCCACAAGATATCAATTTGGCCGCCGGGTCGCGAACTTTTCTACTTTTTGTCATACCGAACAACCTTCACCACCGAACTCGAAGTTTCAGTCTCCGCCCAACCTGCGGTTAAAGTGATTGatttctcttgttctcgtcgaCTCCAAACGTGAGTACATAAACCCTGCTACCCACCCTGCTTCCGGTCTTTTGCGATCGTCCCTATAAAGCACCAATCGCACAACAAGAACTTGCTTCTAACAACTCCCGACCAGAAACCACATTCAAAATGAAGCACCTCGCAGCttaccttcttctcggcctcggagGCAACACCTCCCCCTCTGCCGCCGATGTCAAGGCCGTCCTTACCTCAGTCGGTATTGACGCTGACGAGGACCGCCTGAACAAGCTTATCTCTGAGCTCGAGGGCAAGGACATCCAGCAGGTACGTCTTACACGATGCTTCCCAACTACACACACGATGCTAACAGACATTCACAGCTCATCGCTGAGGGTTCCGAGAAGCTCGCTTCCGTTCCTTCTGGTGGTGCCGGTGGCGCTTCCGGTGgtgctgccgccgctggtggtgccgctgaggaggccaaggaggaggagaaggaagaggagaaggaggagtcCGACGAGGATATGGGCTTCGGTCTCTTCGACTAAGCGATCTCTGTCTAGAGATTCGCAAAGTAACGATACCTCACGAATTTCGAAGATGCTACGCACGGGTTGTTCACCAGTTCTTACACGTCTTATGCGTGGATGGATTGGCCGGTCATGGCTGGATTGTGTTTCTCTAAGGAAGGGATAACATACGGTTATGgaaattaaaaaaaaaaggcggTTCGGCTCTTCGATTATATTGTTCCACTTGTGaatgtcttgttcttgtatTGACTCCCTTTGCCAATGAGTCTTTGAGTGCCAGCACTGGAGTGGCATGCCCGCTATCGTGAGGGGAAAATCGATTGTCCATCCAACGCAATTAGGGTTTCGCAGTAGGATCCCACATAAAGTTCGGGATGTGACTGTTCGGTCTGACAGAC is drawn from Fusarium graminearum PH-1 chromosome 3, whole genome shotgun sequence and contains these coding sequences:
- a CDS encoding 60S acidic ribosomal protein P2, giving the protein MKHLAAYLLLGLGGNTSPSAADVKAVLTSVGIDADEDRLNKLISELEGKDIQQLIAEGSEKLASVPSGGAGGASGGAAAAGGAAEEAKEEEKEEEKEESDEDMGFGLFD